The Gymnodinialimonas sp. 57CJ19 genome includes a window with the following:
- a CDS encoding PAS domain-containing protein — MRNTYDMTHTQPDMGGRITSVLRYWDELRGDRVAPGRTEISPAAITRHLSRICILERPRAGTVRVRLAGATMSTRAGMELRGMPFRALFELDDRNRAMDAAETAITTPAVSILSLARQERSGPVPEAQMAILPLTDTRGALTRALAIYAERAAVTPFVSDMRGRFHVTDSWTLDIPETGPIIGPMGDTTPGQLISTRVMRPRLATQTATQVQSEDTPQARPVFQVITGGLS; from the coding sequence ATGAGAAATACCTATGACATGACCCATACGCAGCCCGATATGGGCGGGCGGATCACCAGTGTTCTGCGCTATTGGGACGAATTGCGCGGCGACCGCGTGGCCCCCGGCCGGACCGAGATCAGCCCCGCCGCCATCACCCGCCACCTGTCGCGCATCTGTATTCTGGAACGTCCCCGCGCCGGCACGGTGCGGGTGCGTTTGGCCGGGGCCACCATGTCCACACGGGCCGGGATGGAACTGCGCGGAATGCCGTTTCGCGCCTTGTTCGAGCTGGACGACCGCAACCGCGCCATGGATGCCGCCGAAACCGCGATCACCACGCCTGCAGTCAGCATCCTGTCCCTTGCCCGGCAAGAGCGCTCCGGCCCGGTGCCCGAGGCTCAGATGGCCATTTTGCCCTTAACCGACACCCGCGGCGCCTTGACACGGGCCTTGGCGATTTACGCCGAACGCGCGGCGGTGACGCCCTTCGTGTCCGATATGCGCGGGCGCTTCCACGTGACCGACAGCTGGACGCTGGACATTCCCGAAACCGGGCCGATCATTGGGCCGATGGGCGATACAACGCCGGGCCAACTGATCTCGACCCGGGTGATGCGCCCCCGTTTGGCGACGCAAACGGCCACGCAGGTGCAATCCGAAGATACGCCGCAGGCCCGGCCCGTGTTTCAGGTCATCACCGGCGGGCTGTCCTGA
- a CDS encoding class II 3-deoxy-7-phosphoheptulonate synthase — protein MTAASSWTKSDWRAKPRVQMPDYLDADALGAVEAQLRQYPPLVFAGEARRLRDELAAVSRGDGFLLQGGDCAESFAEFSADNIRDTFKVMLQMAMVLTYGAKVPVVKIGRMAGQFAKPRSAPTETQNGVELPSYRGDIINDLDFTEAARIPNPAKMLQAYTQAAASLNLVRAFSTGGFADIHHVHSWTLGFTDSEDAGKYRDMANRIQDALDFMTAAGLTSETNHELSTVDFYTSHEALLLEYEEALCRLDSTSGKWLAGSGHMIWIGDRTRQTDGAHVEFCKGVQNPIGIKCGPTLTRSDLKELLDTLNPNREAGRIVLINRFGAGKVGDHMPKLIRAVEEEAHPVVWTCDPMHGNTIKADSGYKTRPFESVLREVQEFFAVHGAEGTIPGGVHFEMTGQDVTECTGGVRAVTDEDLSSRYHTACDPRLNASQSLELAFLVAEELSANRSAMRATA, from the coding sequence ATGACCGCAGCAAGCAGCTGGACGAAATCCGATTGGCGCGCAAAGCCGCGCGTTCAAATGCCTGACTATCTGGACGCCGACGCGCTTGGCGCCGTCGAGGCGCAGCTTCGTCAGTATCCGCCGCTTGTGTTTGCAGGCGAGGCGCGTCGCTTGCGCGACGAATTGGCGGCCGTATCCCGTGGCGATGGTTTTCTTCTGCAAGGGGGCGATTGCGCCGAAAGCTTTGCCGAATTCTCGGCCGACAACATCCGCGACACGTTCAAGGTGATGTTGCAGATGGCGATGGTGCTGACCTACGGCGCGAAGGTGCCTGTGGTGAAGATTGGCCGTATGGCAGGGCAGTTCGCCAAGCCGCGTTCGGCGCCTACGGAAACCCAAAACGGGGTGGAGCTGCCCTCGTACCGCGGTGACATCATCAACGATCTGGATTTCACCGAGGCCGCGCGTATCCCCAACCCGGCCAAGATGCTGCAAGCCTACACCCAGGCTGCAGCCTCGCTGAACCTGGTACGAGCCTTTTCGACCGGTGGTTTTGCCGATATTCATCACGTTCATTCCTGGACACTGGGCTTCACCGACAGCGAAGATGCGGGCAAATACCGCGACATGGCCAACCGCATCCAGGATGCGCTTGATTTCATGACCGCAGCGGGCCTGACTTCGGAAACCAACCATGAACTTTCGACGGTTGATTTCTACACCTCTCACGAGGCGCTTTTGCTGGAGTATGAAGAGGCACTGTGCCGTTTGGACAGCACCTCGGGCAAGTGGTTGGCGGGCTCTGGCCATATGATCTGGATCGGCGACCGCACCCGTCAGACCGACGGCGCCCATGTGGAGTTCTGCAAAGGCGTGCAGAACCCGATTGGCATCAAATGTGGCCCGACACTGACACGTTCGGACCTGAAAGAGCTGCTCGATACGCTGAACCCCAACCGGGAAGCGGGGCGCATCGTGCTGATCAACCGCTTCGGCGCAGGCAAAGTGGGCGACCACATGCCCAAGTTGATCCGCGCAGTGGAAGAGGAAGCGCACCCCGTTGTCTGGACCTGCGACCCGATGCACGGCAACACGATCAAGGCCGACAGCGGGTACAAGACCCGTCCGTTCGAAAGCGTGCTGCGTGAAGTGCAGGAATTCTTCGCGGTTCACGGGGCAGAGGGCACGATCCCCGGCGGCGTCCACTTCGAGATGACGGGCCAGGATGTGACCGAATGCACCGGCGGCGTGCGGGCCGTGACGGACGAGGATCTGTCCTCGCGCTATCACACCGCTTGCGATCCGCGTCTGAACGCCTCGCAATCGCTGGAACTGGCGTTCCTGGTGGCGGAAGAGCTTTCGGCAAACCGCAGCGCGATGCGGGCCACGGCGTAA
- a CDS encoding YicC/YloC family endoribonuclease: MTRGENMGANGLASMTAFASAEGATEGFSWSWDLRSVNGRGLDLRLRLPDGLTPLEQPLRAALQKALSRGNVTLGLRLNRVGTAGSRLSTQALDAALEMISEVEARANGGLTHSTAVDVLGMRGVMDGADDVALPSVDLLMAEAAALIDAFVAMRAAEGAAMTAVMNAQLDRMAQLTQDAATAAAKRTQAQGSRFRAQVTALLEETDIVDEARLAQEVAILAVKGDVTEEIDRLSAHIAAAKALVAEGGPVGRKLDFLMQEFNREANTLCAKSADTALTAIGLDLKLTIDQMREQVQNVE; encoded by the coding sequence ATGACACGAGGCGAAAACATGGGGGCTAACGGGCTTGCGTCGATGACGGCATTCGCCAGCGCCGAAGGCGCGACGGAGGGCTTTTCGTGGAGCTGGGACCTGCGCTCGGTCAACGGGCGGGGTTTGGATTTGCGGCTGCGCCTGCCCGATGGATTGACCCCGTTGGAGCAGCCGTTACGCGCTGCGCTGCAAAAGGCGCTGTCGCGGGGCAATGTGACGCTCGGCCTGCGCCTGAACCGCGTGGGCACCGCCGGCAGCCGCCTGTCCACACAGGCGCTTGATGCCGCCCTGGAGATGATTTCCGAGGTCGAGGCTCGGGCCAACGGCGGGCTGACCCACTCCACCGCTGTGGACGTGCTGGGGATGCGCGGCGTGATGGATGGCGCGGATGACGTGGCGCTCCCCTCGGTCGATCTGCTGATGGCTGAAGCCGCTGCGCTGATCGACGCCTTCGTTGCCATGCGCGCGGCAGAAGGCGCGGCGATGACGGCTGTGATGAACGCACAATTGGACCGCATGGCGCAGCTGACGCAGGACGCCGCCACCGCCGCCGCGAAAAGAACACAGGCGCAGGGCAGCCGGTTCCGGGCGCAAGTCACGGCCCTGTTGGAGGAAACCGATATCGTGGACGAGGCGCGTCTGGCACAAGAAGTGGCGATCTTGGCGGTCAAAGGCGACGTGACCGAGGAAATCGACCGCCTATCCGCTCATATCGCAGCGGCAAAAGCCTTGGTGGCCGAGGGCGGCCCCGTGGGGCGCAAGCTGGATTTCCTGATGCAGGAGTTCAATCGAGAGGCCAACACGCTTTGCGCCAAGTCCGCTGACACAGCCCTGACCGCCATTGGCCTTGACCTGAAACTGACCATAGATCAGATGCGCGAGCAGGTACAAAATGTGGAATGA